A stretch of DNA from Sphingopyxis sp. MWB1:
CCAGCCCCAGCCGTTCCATTTCCTCGACGATCATCGCCGCGACCATGGGAACGACTTCCTTGAACACCTTGCGCCCTTCCTGAACAAACAGCTTGTCGGTCTTGGGCGCTTGCTGGTCGATGCCGCCATGGGCGTGGTTGAGGAAGCCGAAATTATTGCGGATATTGTTGGAAAAGACGGTTTTGAGCCTGGTACCCAAAATGTCCCAATGGCCGGCGGGGGCGATATCCTTTGCCTCGACCAATATGGCGGTGGCGACATCGCCAAAGATGAAATGGCTGTCGCGGTCGCGCCAGTTCAAATGGCCCGAACAGATTTCGGGGTTCACCACCAGCACGCTCTTCGCATGGCCCGCGCGAATATAATCGGCGGCGGTCTGAATGCCGAAGGTCGCCGAGGAGCAGGCGACATTCATGTCAAAGGCAAAGCCGTCGATGCCCAGCGCATTCTGAATTTCGATGGCCATGGCGGGATAGGCGCGCTGCATATTGGAGGCCGCGCAAAGCACCGCATTGACCTCTGAAGCATCGCGGCCCGCGCGGGTCAGCGCGTCTTTTGCCGCGGCGACGCCTATTTCGGCCAATATGGAGAGATCTTCATCGGCGCGTTCGGCGAGGCGCGGCGCCATATGCTGCGGGTCCAAAATCCCTGCCTTGTCGACGACATGACGCGCCCCGATGCCGCTTGCCTTTTCTATAAATTCGACGCTCGATTCGGTCAGCGGCTCCAGCTCTCCCGCCGCGATGGCATCGGCATTTTCCCTGTTGTAAAGAGCAACATAGGCGTTAAAACTTGTCACAAGTTCTTCGTTCGAAATGGTTTCGGCGGGGGTGAACAGGCCGGTTGCGGAAATAACCGGCTGCAGTGCGTGCGACATATTGGGTCTCGCCTGTCTTATGATAGTGAAACAGCCTGATTAGGCCCGCTCGCGGCGCGGTGCAACGGCCTATCCCACGCTGGCTTCAAACCA
This window harbors:
- a CDS encoding beta-ketoacyl-ACP synthase III gives rise to the protein MSHALQPVISATGLFTPAETISNEELVTSFNAYVALYNRENADAIAAGELEPLTESSVEFIEKASGIGARHVVDKAGILDPQHMAPRLAERADEDLSILAEIGVAAAKDALTRAGRDASEVNAVLCAASNMQRAYPAMAIEIQNALGIDGFAFDMNVACSSATFGIQTAADYIRAGHAKSVLVVNPEICSGHLNWRDRDSHFIFGDVATAILVEAKDIAPAGHWDILGTRLKTVFSNNIRNNFGFLNHAHGGIDQQAPKTDKLFVQEGRKVFKEVVPMVAAMIVEEMERLGLAGADMRRLWLHQANSNMNRLIAHKVLGHEASAEESPTVLDRYGNTSSAGSIIAFHLHHDDMQAGDTGLICSFGAGYSAGTVFVRRT